Proteins found in one Longimicrobiales bacterium genomic segment:
- the purL gene encoding phosphoribosylformylglycinamidine synthase subunit PurL: MTTNRAGGTDHAMAAPGSREGSAAAAEGPRPRAGDPTITAELVADHGLSEDEYRLIRAALGREATYTELGVFSAMWSEHCGYKNSKPLLRQLPTKAPWVLQGPGENAGVIDIGEGYAIAFKIESHNHPSAVEPYEGAATGVGGILRDVFTMGARPIAVLDSLRFGSLARPRVRYLFSGVVKGIGDYGNAVGIPNIGGEVYFDDAYEGNPLVNAMAIGLMHTDELIRGEATGVGNPIMAVGARTGRDGIHGATFASEELSEETEARRPQVQVGDPFTEKLLLEASLELIRSGHIVGIQDMGAAGLASSSSEMAARAGTGVDIDAALVPVREPDMTPYEILLSESQERMLVVAKAGRENEVIRILEKWELEAAVIGHVTDDGMYRVRENGVIVAEIPGDPLVNECPTYVREARESEEVQRLREWTPAEIDTAHTREHAGRVLLRMLGSPNIASRRWVYNQYDTTVRTNTVVPPGGDAGVLRIRGTRRGIAATVDCNGRYVYLNPRRGAMIAVAEAARNLVCTGARPRAITNNLNFGNPLKPEVYYQLREAVAGMGEACAAFETPVTGGNVSLYNENPNGAIYPTPVVGMIGVIEDIDLHLTMPFKAEGDAIILLGRNTDELGGSEYLKVVHGVVAGDAPAVDLEGERRLQELVLSLNDRRLLHSAHDCADGGLAVCLAESAIAAEPMLGVEVRLDDELDPAALLFGEAQGRIVVTCAADDAAKVVETARGLDVVAQVIGTVGRAAGAFNMQTRTGAEISLPVASLHEVHSTAIPRLMERAAAE, encoded by the coding sequence CACCTATACGGAGCTGGGCGTGTTCAGCGCCATGTGGTCCGAGCACTGCGGCTACAAGAACTCGAAGCCGCTGCTGCGACAGCTGCCGACGAAAGCGCCGTGGGTACTCCAGGGTCCCGGCGAGAACGCGGGCGTCATCGACATCGGCGAGGGCTACGCGATCGCGTTCAAGATCGAGTCGCACAACCATCCCTCGGCCGTCGAACCGTACGAGGGCGCCGCGACGGGCGTCGGCGGCATCCTCCGTGACGTGTTCACGATGGGTGCACGCCCGATAGCCGTCCTCGATTCGCTGCGCTTCGGCTCGCTCGCACGGCCGCGCGTGCGCTACCTGTTCAGCGGCGTCGTGAAGGGTATCGGCGACTACGGCAACGCGGTCGGCATCCCGAACATCGGCGGCGAGGTGTATTTCGACGATGCGTACGAGGGGAACCCGCTCGTGAACGCGATGGCGATCGGGCTGATGCACACGGACGAGCTGATCCGCGGCGAAGCGACCGGTGTGGGCAATCCGATCATGGCGGTCGGTGCGCGTACGGGACGCGACGGCATCCACGGCGCCACGTTCGCATCCGAGGAGCTCAGTGAGGAGACGGAGGCGAGGCGGCCGCAGGTGCAGGTGGGCGATCCGTTCACGGAGAAGCTGCTGCTCGAGGCATCACTCGAGCTGATCCGCAGCGGACACATCGTCGGCATTCAGGACATGGGCGCGGCGGGGCTCGCATCCAGCTCGAGCGAGATGGCGGCGCGCGCGGGCACCGGCGTGGACATCGACGCCGCTCTCGTGCCGGTGCGCGAGCCGGACATGACGCCCTACGAGATCCTGCTGTCCGAATCGCAGGAACGCATGCTCGTGGTGGCAAAGGCCGGCCGCGAGAACGAGGTGATCCGGATCCTCGAGAAATGGGAGCTGGAGGCGGCCGTCATAGGACACGTCACGGATGACGGCATGTACCGCGTGCGCGAGAACGGCGTGATCGTGGCCGAAATCCCCGGCGATCCGCTCGTGAACGAGTGTCCCACATACGTCCGCGAGGCGCGTGAATCGGAGGAGGTGCAGCGGCTGCGCGAGTGGACCCCGGCGGAAATCGATACCGCCCACACGCGCGAGCATGCGGGTCGTGTGCTGCTGCGCATGCTCGGATCACCCAACATCGCATCCCGGCGCTGGGTCTACAATCAGTACGACACGACCGTGCGTACGAACACCGTCGTACCTCCCGGCGGCGATGCCGGTGTACTGCGCATTCGGGGTACGCGCCGCGGTATCGCGGCTACAGTGGACTGCAACGGTCGCTATGTGTACCTGAACCCTCGGCGCGGCGCGATGATCGCCGTGGCCGAGGCCGCACGCAACCTCGTATGCACCGGCGCGCGGCCGCGTGCGATCACTAACAATCTGAACTTCGGGAATCCTCTCAAGCCCGAGGTGTATTATCAGCTGCGCGAGGCCGTAGCGGGCATGGGTGAGGCTTGTGCGGCGTTCGAGACACCCGTGACCGGCGGCAATGTGTCGCTGTACAACGAGAACCCGAACGGTGCGATCTACCCGACACCGGTGGTCGGCATGATCGGCGTGATCGAGGACATCGACCTCCATCTCACGATGCCGTTCAAGGCTGAGGGCGATGCGATCATCCTGCTGGGTCGAAACACGGACGAGCTGGGCGGATCGGAGTACCTGAAGGTGGTGCACGGCGTGGTCGCGGGCGATGCGCCGGCAGTGGATCTCGAGGGTGAGCGGCGGCTCCAGGAGCTGGTGCTGTCACTGAACGACCGGCGCCTGCTGCACAGCGCGCACGACTGTGCGGATGGCGGGCTGGCGGTGTGCCTCGCCGAATCCGCGATCGCTGCCGAGCCAATGCTGGGTGTGGAGGTGAGGCTGGATGATGAGCTCGACCCCGCAGCACTCCTGTTCGGCGAGGCGCAGGGACGCATCGTGGTGACGTGCGCTGCCGATGATGCGGCGAAGGTGGTAGAGACTGCGCGCGGGCTGGACGTGGTCGCGCAGGTGATCGGTACCGTCGGCAGAGCGGCCGGCGCATTCAACATGCAAACGCGCACCGGAGCAGAGATCTCGCTGCCGGTTGCGAGTCTGCATGAGGTACACTCGACAGCCATTCCGCGGCTCATGGAGCGTGCGGCGGCGGAGTGA
- the purF gene encoding amidophosphoribosyltransferase — MCGIVGVAGMDRAAELAYLGLYALQHRGQEAAGISAVDEHGRARLQREHGLVVEGFSDDVMDGLPGRAALGHVRYSTAGGPGLVNAQPLLVRYHQGDLALVHNGNITNAGVLRDALVKDGALFQTTVDSEVIVHLIAKSRAPTVDEQVQDALARLTGAFSVMITIGDTMYAARDPWGYRPLILGRLNGGHVIASESCALDLIGATIERDIDPGEIIRIRGGVAEVLPRLRGAERPAPCIFELVYFARPDSRIWGVSVDRARRAFGRQLAKEQPAEADCVFSVPDSSNSAALGFAEQSGIPYELGLIRNHYVGRTFIHPTQKGRDFRVRIKYNAVREVIDGKRVIVVDDSLVRGTTSRGLIALIREAGAKEVHFRVSSPPVTNPCYYGIDMPTKQELIGAQKTVEEIREHLNVDSLGYLSLEGMHSAVAARGPFCDACFSGNYGAPLVDLEMGRGLSSHC, encoded by the coding sequence ATGTGCGGTATTGTCGGTGTAGCAGGGATGGATCGGGCGGCCGAGCTGGCGTATCTCGGCCTGTATGCACTGCAGCACAGGGGTCAGGAAGCGGCGGGTATCAGCGCCGTCGATGAGCACGGCCGCGCGCGCCTGCAACGCGAGCACGGCCTCGTCGTCGAGGGATTCAGCGATGACGTGATGGACGGGCTGCCTGGTCGCGCAGCGCTCGGACACGTCCGCTATTCGACAGCCGGCGGGCCCGGCCTCGTCAATGCCCAGCCCCTCCTCGTCCGCTACCATCAGGGCGACCTGGCCCTGGTCCACAACGGCAACATCACGAATGCCGGCGTCCTGCGCGATGCACTGGTCAAGGACGGCGCGTTGTTCCAGACGACCGTCGATTCCGAGGTCATCGTCCATCTCATCGCGAAATCGCGCGCACCCACCGTCGATGAGCAGGTGCAGGATGCGCTCGCCCGCCTCACCGGCGCGTTTTCCGTCATGATCACGATCGGCGACACCATGTACGCTGCTCGCGATCCGTGGGGGTACCGCCCGCTGATCCTCGGCCGCCTGAACGGCGGCCATGTGATCGCGAGCGAGTCCTGCGCCCTGGACCTGATCGGTGCGACGATCGAACGCGATATCGACCCCGGTGAGATCATCCGCATTCGCGGCGGTGTGGCCGAGGTGCTCCCGCGTCTGCGCGGTGCAGAACGCCCTGCCCCGTGCATCTTCGAGCTCGTCTACTTTGCGCGACCCGACTCACGCATCTGGGGCGTCAGCGTCGATCGCGCCCGCCGCGCATTCGGCCGCCAGCTCGCGAAGGAGCAGCCTGCCGAGGCCGACTGTGTGTTCAGCGTTCCCGACTCATCCAACTCCGCGGCGCTCGGATTCGCCGAGCAGAGCGGCATCCCCTACGAACTGGGTCTCATCCGCAACCACTACGTCGGCCGCACGTTCATTCACCCGACCCAGAAGGGTCGCGACTTCCGTGTCCGGATCAAGTACAACGCCGTCCGCGAAGTCATTGATGGCAAGCGGGTCATCGTCGTCGATGACTCCCTCGTTCGCGGCACGACCAGCCGCGGCCTCATCGCACTGATACGTGAGGCGGGAGCGAAGGAAGTGCATTTCCGCGTTTCTTCACCGCCCGTGACCAATCCCTGCTATTACGGCATCGACATGCCGACGAAGCAGGAGCTGATCGGTGCGCAGAAGACGGTCGAGGAAATCCGTGAGCACCTGAATGTGGACTCGCTCGGCTACCTGTCGCTGGAAGGGATGCACAGTGCAGTAGCAGCGCGCGGCCCGTTCTGTGACGCATGCTTCTCCGGCAACTACGGCGCGCCGCTGGTCGACCTCGAGATGGGCAGAGGCCTAAGCTCGCACTGCTGA
- the ppdK gene encoding pyruvate, phosphate dikinase translates to MPNRFVYYFGNGYADGGREDKSLLGGKGANLAEMTRIGIPVPPGFTITTEVCRLYLRDHRYPEGITHQVEENVRRLEADTGKKLGSGESPLLVSVRSGGAVSMPGMMETILNLGLNDVSADALARESGDARFAFDSYRRFVQMYGDVVMGVPGKLFEHRLVALKHERRVEQDTDLSAVDLRGLVDGFKELVREHTGERFPEDPEEQLWGAIEAVFRSWNAERAIAYRRVHGIPDYMGTAVSVVAMAYGNMGNDSGTGVAFTRNPSTGERTFFGEFLVNAQGEDVVAGIRTPLSIDQMANKLPEAYQQLLIVQDKLEQHFREMQDLEFTVERGRLYLLQTRTGKRTSRAAVRIATEMVAEGLIDEAEAVRRVDPKQLDQLLHPRLDPAADVQVLVTGLPASPGAASGRVVFDPDTAAARAAEGEQVILVREETSPDDFHGMVAARAVVTARGGMTSHAAVVARGMGKCCVVGASGMVVDGDDACCRCGEVTLKEGDWITVDGTSGRVLLGQVPTVEPELGEDFHLLMSWADKVRTMKVRANADTPADAAKAREFGAEGIGLCRTEHMFFDAERVQAVREMILAQTSAARTEAINRLLPMQREDFEGIFRAMDGFPVTIRLLDPPLHEFLPRTAEEIEQFARKAEIPTAEVTRVVEKHRESNPMLGHRGVRLGISYPEITEMQTRAIFEAAAAVTADGVKVKPEIMVPLVADEKELARQREVITRIATEVLGNGDQIPYMIGTMIELPRAALLAGEIAQHAEFFSFGTNDLTQTTFGISRDDAATFLPRYIELGILEEDPFQILDREGVGQLVQMATWEGRRRRSDLKVGICGEHGGEPRSIEFFHETGLDYVSCSPFRVPIARLASAQASLMNGGSTRKVAEKRVHQAESRDAESTLVRTGQAASASP, encoded by the coding sequence ATGCCGAACCGGTTCGTCTACTACTTCGGGAACGGCTACGCCGACGGCGGCCGCGAGGACAAGTCGCTGCTCGGCGGAAAGGGCGCCAACCTCGCCGAGATGACACGCATCGGGATCCCTGTCCCACCGGGATTCACGATTACCACGGAAGTCTGTCGCCTGTACCTGCGCGACCACCGGTATCCTGAGGGAATCACGCATCAGGTTGAGGAGAATGTGCGGCGGCTGGAGGCCGACACCGGCAAGAAGCTGGGGAGTGGCGAGTCGCCGCTGCTCGTGTCCGTACGCAGCGGCGGCGCAGTGTCGATGCCGGGCATGATGGAGACGATCCTGAATCTCGGACTGAACGATGTCAGCGCGGACGCCCTCGCGCGCGAGTCCGGCGATGCGCGGTTTGCGTTCGACTCATACCGCCGGTTCGTACAGATGTACGGTGACGTGGTCATGGGCGTGCCGGGCAAGTTGTTCGAGCACCGGCTGGTGGCCCTGAAGCACGAGCGCCGTGTGGAGCAGGACACGGACCTGAGCGCCGTCGATCTGCGGGGGCTCGTGGACGGGTTCAAGGAGCTGGTGCGGGAGCATACCGGTGAGCGGTTTCCCGAGGATCCGGAAGAGCAGCTCTGGGGCGCGATCGAAGCGGTGTTCCGATCGTGGAATGCTGAGCGTGCCATCGCATACCGTCGTGTGCACGGCATTCCGGATTACATGGGCACAGCCGTGAGCGTTGTGGCGATGGCGTACGGCAACATGGGCAACGACTCGGGAACCGGCGTCGCGTTCACGCGCAATCCGTCGACGGGGGAACGCACCTTCTTCGGCGAGTTCCTGGTGAATGCGCAGGGCGAGGATGTAGTGGCGGGGATCCGCACTCCGCTCAGCATCGACCAGATGGCGAACAAGCTGCCGGAGGCGTATCAGCAGCTGCTGATCGTGCAGGACAAGCTGGAGCAGCATTTCCGGGAGATGCAGGACCTCGAGTTCACTGTCGAGCGCGGGCGGCTGTATCTGCTGCAGACGCGTACCGGCAAGCGTACTTCGCGGGCCGCCGTGCGCATCGCGACGGAGATGGTCGCGGAGGGGCTGATCGACGAGGCGGAGGCGGTGCGGCGGGTCGATCCGAAGCAGCTCGACCAGCTGCTCCATCCGCGCCTCGACCCGGCAGCGGACGTGCAGGTGCTGGTCACGGGGCTGCCGGCGTCACCGGGTGCCGCGAGCGGGAGGGTGGTGTTCGATCCGGACACGGCGGCGGCGCGGGCAGCGGAGGGCGAACAGGTGATCCTCGTTCGCGAAGAGACGTCGCCCGATGACTTCCACGGCATGGTCGCCGCCCGGGCAGTGGTCACGGCGCGCGGCGGCATGACGTCGCATGCGGCCGTGGTCGCGCGCGGGATGGGCAAGTGCTGCGTCGTGGGGGCGAGCGGAATGGTGGTGGACGGCGACGATGCGTGCTGCCGCTGTGGCGAGGTCACGCTGAAGGAGGGCGACTGGATCACGGTGGATGGAACGAGCGGACGCGTGCTGCTCGGACAGGTCCCCACCGTCGAGCCGGAGCTGGGCGAGGATTTCCACCTGCTGATGTCCTGGGCGGATAAGGTGCGCACCATGAAGGTGCGTGCCAACGCGGACACGCCGGCGGACGCCGCCAAGGCGCGCGAGTTCGGCGCCGAAGGCATCGGGTTGTGCCGTACCGAGCACATGTTCTTCGACGCTGAGCGGGTGCAGGCCGTGCGTGAAATGATCCTCGCGCAGACCTCCGCTGCGCGCACCGAGGCCATCAACCGCCTGCTGCCGATGCAGCGTGAGGACTTCGAGGGAATCTTCCGCGCGATGGACGGGTTCCCGGTGACGATACGGCTGCTCGACCCGCCGCTGCACGAGTTCCTGCCGCGGACCGCCGAGGAGATCGAACAGTTCGCCCGCAAGGCGGAGATACCGACGGCCGAAGTGACGCGGGTGGTGGAGAAGCACCGCGAGTCGAATCCGATGCTGGGGCACCGCGGCGTTCGTCTCGGCATCTCGTATCCCGAGATCACGGAAATGCAGACGCGGGCGATCTTCGAGGCCGCAGCGGCGGTGACAGCGGATGGCGTCAAGGTGAAGCCGGAGATCATGGTGCCGCTCGTCGCCGACGAGAAGGAGCTGGCCCGCCAGCGCGAGGTGATCACGCGCATCGCCACCGAAGTGCTCGGCAACGGCGATCAGATCCCGTACATGATCGGTACGATGATCGAGCTGCCGCGGGCGGCACTGCTCGCCGGCGAGATCGCGCAGCACGCCGAGTTCTTCTCGTTCGGTACCAACGACCTGACACAGACGACGTTCGGCATCTCGCGCGATGACGCGGCGACGTTCCTGCCGCGCTACATCGAGCTCGGCATCCTGGAGGAGGACCCCTTCCAGATTCTCGACCGCGAAGGTGTTGGCCAGCTGGTGCAGATGGCCACCTGGGAAGGCCGGCGCCGGCGCTCGGATCTGAAGGTGGGCATCTGCGGCGAGCACGGCGGTGAGCCGCGTTCCATCGAGTTCTTCCACGAGACCGGCCTCGATTACGTGTCCTGCTCGCCGTTCCGCGTTCCCATCGCCCGGCTGGCGTCGGCGCAGGCGTCGCTCATGAACGGCGGCAGCACGCGCAAGGTGGCGGAGAAACGGGTGCACCAGGCGGAGTCCCGCGATGCGGAATCGACGCTCGTCCGGACGGGACAGGCCGCGTCCGCGTCGCCCTAA
- a CDS encoding 5'-nucleotidase C-terminal domain-containing protein codes for MTLVLMGTTDVHGRLVNHDYYTGRETDHGLALLKPLIDSVRAVHAGRTMLFDSGDLLQGNPLGMVYARIHGDQPNPIIRAMNLLDYDAAAIGNHEYNYGLEHLRRALDLAEFPFVSANTFRAGTRQHAFTPYVLLPVATPAGDTLHVGVTGNTPPGVHVWDRDNVSGILDFREIVGSVRSAVTEMRARGADIVVVLSHGGLEGTSYDTVTTGLPPENAAAELARQVPEIDVIFLGHTHRELADTVINGVMLTQAKNWASSLAVATLLARRNASGDWSVEQKRGAIVRPKPGVVDRAFIDSLRWEHERTVAHVNARIGAASERMGAREARVRDTPIIDFVNEVQRRAAGADLSSTAAFQIDAALPAGDISVADVAALYPYDNTLKAIRISGAQLRAYIEKAAEYYRGYPADGGTVTNFDVPGYNFDIVAGVDYTLDLSRPVGERVTSLTRDGAPVRDDHSFTLALNNYRQSGGGGYDMIAGAEVVYDRQEDIRELLIAEVRRRGTIRPEDYFVDTWRIVPAAAAEAALAEQTSREARGSMQPSGADAATARKRLRVLATNDFHGNLAPTRSSGGPPVGGAAALATYFDLERAGFAGAPVLLLDGGDVMQGTPVSNLTRGRSTVEYYNAAGYDAAAIGNHEFDWGPAVLRERMAQAQFPWLAANIVVAGSDTTPSWIRGTTILERDGVRIGIVGLITEETPTATMAEYVRGLEFADGAQTLDRVVPALRAQAVDFVIVVAHAGAYCEAAVHACQGEMIDWLERATEKPDLVVAGHTHDVVRTRANGVTIIETGSWARSYGVVDLERISADSVDVWIRGTPVPWTEKVAADSTVAAIVTRAETEVGPQLLQVVAHAAEEIPRGAGENPMGRLIADAQRTITGTQVAIMNAGGVRAPMPGGPVTWGDLYRIQPFGNRLMVLRLTGARLREAMEHAVGGTSPGAHVSGLQVQFDPRRPAGDRVVSMTLSTGERVEPDVVYSVTVNDFLASGTGDGFTALGQALDTRATGIVDLDALIEYVKSQPQPLRAPRDQRIRAVTTAS; via the coding sequence ATGACCCTCGTGCTCATGGGCACGACCGACGTGCATGGCCGCCTGGTGAACCACGACTACTATACCGGCCGCGAGACCGACCACGGGCTCGCCCTGCTCAAACCGCTTATCGACAGTGTCCGGGCCGTCCACGCAGGCCGTACCATGCTGTTCGACTCCGGAGACCTGCTGCAGGGCAACCCTCTCGGCATGGTCTACGCCCGCATCCACGGCGATCAGCCGAACCCGATCATCCGGGCGATGAACCTGCTCGACTACGACGCGGCCGCGATCGGGAACCACGAGTACAACTACGGCCTCGAGCATCTGCGCCGTGCGCTGGACCTGGCGGAATTCCCGTTCGTGTCCGCGAACACTTTCCGTGCGGGTACACGGCAGCACGCGTTCACACCGTACGTCCTGCTGCCTGTCGCGACACCCGCCGGCGATACGCTGCACGTCGGCGTCACGGGCAACACCCCACCGGGCGTCCACGTGTGGGACCGCGACAACGTCAGCGGCATCCTGGACTTTCGCGAGATAGTGGGCTCCGTCCGGAGCGCCGTGACCGAGATGCGTGCACGCGGTGCCGACATCGTCGTGGTGCTGTCGCACGGTGGCCTGGAGGGGACCAGCTACGATACCGTGACGACGGGGCTGCCGCCGGAGAACGCGGCGGCAGAGCTGGCGCGGCAGGTGCCTGAAATCGACGTGATCTTCCTCGGCCACACGCACCGTGAGCTCGCGGACACGGTCATCAACGGCGTCATGCTGACACAGGCGAAGAACTGGGCGAGCAGCCTGGCCGTCGCGACGCTCCTGGCACGGAGGAACGCGTCGGGAGACTGGAGCGTCGAGCAGAAGCGTGGTGCGATCGTCAGGCCGAAGCCCGGCGTCGTGGACCGTGCGTTCATCGACTCCCTGCGCTGGGAACACGAGCGCACCGTAGCGCACGTCAACGCGCGGATCGGAGCGGCGTCGGAGCGGATGGGGGCCCGCGAAGCACGTGTTCGCGACACGCCGATCATCGATTTCGTGAATGAGGTACAGCGCCGGGCGGCGGGCGCAGACCTCTCGTCCACGGCGGCGTTCCAGATCGATGCTGCGCTGCCGGCCGGCGACATCAGCGTCGCGGACGTAGCGGCACTGTATCCGTACGACAACACTCTGAAGGCCATCCGCATCTCAGGTGCGCAGCTGCGGGCATACATCGAGAAGGCGGCGGAATACTACCGCGGGTATCCGGCGGACGGCGGCACCGTGACGAACTTCGATGTACCGGGTTACAACTTCGACATCGTCGCCGGCGTCGATTACACACTCGACCTGTCGCGTCCCGTCGGGGAGCGCGTGACCTCGCTCACGCGCGATGGCGCGCCCGTGCGCGATGACCATTCCTTCACACTCGCCCTCAACAACTACCGTCAGTCGGGCGGCGGCGGGTACGACATGATCGCCGGCGCGGAAGTCGTATATGACCGGCAGGAGGACATCCGCGAGCTGCTGATTGCCGAGGTGCGCCGGCGCGGTACGATTCGCCCGGAGGACTATTTCGTCGACACCTGGCGGATCGTGCCGGCGGCGGCGGCTGAAGCGGCACTCGCCGAGCAGACGTCCCGCGAAGCGCGCGGAAGTATGCAGCCCTCCGGAGCCGATGCGGCAACAGCGCGCAAGCGGCTGCGCGTGCTGGCCACGAACGATTTCCACGGCAATCTCGCGCCGACACGCAGCTCCGGCGGGCCGCCGGTCGGCGGCGCGGCCGCTCTTGCGACGTACTTCGACCTGGAGCGGGCGGGTTTTGCAGGCGCGCCCGTCCTGCTGCTCGATGGCGGCGACGTCATGCAGGGCACGCCCGTGTCGAATCTCACCCGCGGGCGCAGTACGGTGGAGTACTACAATGCGGCGGGCTATGACGCGGCCGCGATCGGCAACCATGAGTTCGACTGGGGGCCGGCAGTGCTGCGCGAGCGCATGGCGCAGGCACAGTTCCCCTGGCTCGCCGCAAACATCGTAGTCGCAGGCAGTGACACGACGCCGTCCTGGATACGCGGCACGACGATCCTGGAGCGTGACGGAGTGCGGATCGGCATTGTCGGTCTGATCACGGAAGAGACGCCGACAGCAACCATGGCGGAGTACGTGCGCGGCCTGGAGTTCGCCGACGGCGCGCAAACGCTGGATCGTGTGGTTCCGGCACTCAGGGCCCAGGCTGTGGATTTCGTGATCGTCGTAGCGCACGCGGGCGCATACTGTGAGGCGGCCGTACACGCCTGCCAGGGGGAGATGATCGACTGGCTGGAGCGCGCCACTGAAAAGCCGGACCTGGTCGTCGCCGGTCATACGCACGACGTGGTGCGCACGCGCGCGAACGGAGTGACCATCATCGAGACGGGATCCTGGGCACGCAGCTATGGCGTCGTGGATCTCGAGCGTATCAGCGCGGACAGCGTCGACGTATGGATCCGCGGCACCCCGGTGCCGTGGACGGAGAAGGTGGCAGCAGACAGCACGGTGGCCGCGATCGTGACGCGTGCGGAGACGGAGGTCGGTCCTCAGCTGCTGCAGGTCGTCGCACATGCGGCGGAGGAGATCCCGCGCGGTGCCGGCGAGAATCCAATGGGACGGCTCATCGCCGATGCACAGCGGACGATCACGGGCACGCAGGTGGCCATCATGAATGCCGGCGGGGTGCGTGCCCCGATGCCCGGCGGCCCGGTCACCTGGGGCGACCTGTACCGCATCCAGCCATTCGGCAACCGTCTCATGGTTCTCAGGCTGACCGGTGCACGGCTGCGGGAGGCGATGGAGCACGCCGTTGGCGGCACGAGCCCGGGCGCTCACGTGAGCGGGCTCCAGGTTCAGTTCGATCCGCGCCGACCGGCCGGCGACCGCGTCGTATCCATGACTCTGAGCACGGGAGAGCGTGTCGAGCCGGATGTCGTCTACAGCGTCACGGTGAACGACTTCCTCGCCAGCGGCACGGGCGACGGGTTCACAGCCCTCGGTCAGGCGCTGGACACCAGGGCCACCGGCATCGTCGATCTCGACGCCCTCATCGAGTATGTAAAAAGCCAACCGCAACCGCTCCGCGCGCCACGGGACCAGCGCATCCGGGCCGTCACAACAGCTTCCTGA
- the add gene encoding adenosine deaminase, with product MNDMTRVTRDMLHRLPKTDLHVHLDGSLRPQTMLELADAADIALPASDADALGEYMHVREGRDLVDYLARFDITLALMQTAGAIERIAYELAEDCALENIRYTEIRFCPALNTRGGLSHADVVEAALRGLRRAEADHEITTALIVCGLRNLPVQTSIEMAELAVDFRDRGVVAFDLAGAERGHPPIDHQPAFQIAADANMAITIHAGEAFGPASIHQAIHNCNARRIGHGTRLWEDPDLLAFVNDFRIPIEVCLTSNIQTRAAPSLEDHPLRIFYDQGLVVTLNTDNRLMSATTMTDEFLRAHEALGFTWDQLCELAVMGFESAFLPYRDKAALVAAVSAEIDAAAAPAPAPEAS from the coding sequence ATGAACGATATGACGCGCGTCACGCGGGACATGCTGCACCGTCTGCCGAAGACCGACCTCCACGTGCATCTGGACGGGTCACTGCGCCCGCAGACGATGCTCGAGCTGGCCGACGCGGCAGACATCGCACTGCCCGCCAGCGACGCAGACGCGCTCGGCGAATACATGCACGTGCGCGAAGGCCGCGACCTCGTCGATTACCTCGCCCGCTTCGACATCACGCTTGCCCTGATGCAGACGGCGGGTGCCATCGAGCGGATCGCGTACGAGCTCGCGGAGGATTGCGCGCTGGAGAACATCCGATACACGGAGATCCGCTTCTGTCCGGCGCTCAACACGCGCGGCGGTCTGTCGCACGCGGATGTCGTCGAGGCCGCCCTGCGCGGCCTGCGTCGGGCGGAAGCTGATCACGAGATCACAACAGCGCTGATCGTCTGCGGGCTGCGCAACCTGCCGGTCCAGACATCGATCGAGATGGCGGAGCTCGCGGTGGATTTCCGGGACCGCGGCGTCGTCGCATTCGATCTGGCGGGCGCCGAACGCGGACATCCGCCGATCGACCACCAGCCTGCGTTCCAGATCGCCGCGGACGCGAACATGGCCATTACGATCCACGCAGGCGAGGCGTTCGGCCCGGCGTCGATCCACCAGGCCATCCACAACTGCAATGCGCGCCGCATCGGGCATGGCACACGGCTCTGGGAGGACCCGGACCTCCTCGCTTTCGTCAATGACTTCCGGATCCCGATCGAGGTCTGCCTGACGTCGAACATTCAGACGCGCGCAGCGCCGTCACTGGAAGATCATCCCCTGCGGATCTTCTACGATCAGGGCCTGGTCGTCACGCTGAACACGGACAATCGGCTCATGAGTGCGACCACCATGACCGACGAGTTCCTGCGTGCCCACGAGGCCCTCGGCTTCACGTGGGACCAGCTCTGCGAGCTGGCCGTCATGGGCTTCGAGAGCGCGTTTCTGCCGTACCGGGACAAGGCGGCTCTGGTGGCCGCGGTCAGCGCCGAAATCGACGCAGCCGCGGCCCCGGCGCCGGCTCCCGAGGCCTCCTGA